One stretch of Comamonas testosteroni DNA includes these proteins:
- the cydD gene encoding thiol reductant ABC exporter subunit CydD: MQHTPSSSTDNQVDTAHAELASVIRRPSAGAVWQVLAGLIWLPQAALLAWAVQLMANGQGMAAVWPMAAGVLLLGLLRAWAEGHGGMLANRAARAQLSSLRAQVAQSLAQTSPLDKSRPASGQAASAMAEQAEAIVPWLARYQSAMWRVRVLPLVILAAVALQSWVAALILMVAAPLIPLFMAIVGWRAKAASEEQMLQLGHMNAFLLDRLRGLSTLRALHAVELTGQRLREHAEDLRARTMRVLRIAFLSSAVLELFSALGVAMVAVYIGFHLLGTLNFGAWGDKLGLGQAMFVLLLAPAFFEPLRDLSAVWHDRAAGEAALQTLQSMQAQSVQIVGAQHAAEPALPENDHSSPGRPVSVSVSELKVQAPGSDSSLAPLSLHIQAGEHVALWSPSGSGKSVLLAQIAGLLPVQQGRIEVDRRALDARSAIQLRQRMAWLGQLPHVFAGSAARNIALGRCAVGPEQIAEATQQAALDETLAHRPGASLGEGGAGLSGGEVVRLALARMAAQTQAGLLLVDEPTAHLDPETAAQITQSLRHLARGRTMLVATHDAQLAAAMDRVIELPLLLRQEEQQV; the protein is encoded by the coding sequence ATGCAGCACACCCCTTCTTCCTCCACCGACAATCAGGTCGATACAGCACATGCCGAGTTGGCGAGCGTCATCCGTCGCCCCAGCGCGGGAGCTGTGTGGCAGGTGCTTGCCGGACTGATATGGCTGCCGCAGGCAGCCTTGCTGGCCTGGGCTGTACAGCTCATGGCCAACGGTCAGGGCATGGCGGCCGTCTGGCCCATGGCGGCTGGCGTGTTGCTGCTGGGCTTGCTGCGAGCCTGGGCAGAAGGCCATGGCGGCATGCTGGCCAATCGTGCAGCGCGCGCACAGCTCAGCAGCTTGCGTGCCCAGGTGGCGCAGTCGCTGGCCCAGACATCGCCGCTGGACAAAAGCCGCCCTGCCTCGGGTCAGGCCGCCAGCGCCATGGCCGAGCAGGCCGAGGCCATTGTTCCGTGGCTGGCGCGCTACCAGAGTGCGATGTGGCGTGTGCGTGTGCTGCCTCTGGTGATTCTGGCTGCCGTGGCCTTGCAGTCATGGGTAGCGGCTCTGATTTTGATGGTTGCCGCGCCGCTGATTCCACTCTTCATGGCGATCGTGGGCTGGCGTGCCAAGGCGGCCAGCGAAGAGCAGATGCTGCAGCTGGGCCACATGAATGCGTTTTTGCTGGACCGCCTGCGCGGTCTGAGCACACTGCGTGCTCTGCATGCCGTGGAACTGACAGGCCAGCGGCTGCGTGAGCATGCCGAAGATCTGCGCGCCCGCACCATGCGCGTGCTGCGTATTGCCTTTCTGTCTTCTGCGGTGCTTGAGCTTTTCTCGGCGCTGGGCGTGGCCATGGTGGCCGTCTATATAGGCTTTCACCTGCTGGGCACGCTGAATTTCGGAGCCTGGGGCGACAAGCTCGGCCTGGGTCAGGCCATGTTCGTGCTGCTGCTGGCACCGGCATTTTTCGAGCCTTTGCGCGATCTCTCGGCCGTCTGGCATGACAGAGCCGCCGGCGAGGCAGCGCTGCAGACCTTGCAGAGCATGCAGGCCCAGTCTGTGCAGATCGTTGGTGCACAGCATGCTGCTGAACCAGCACTCCCGGAAAATGATCATTCCTCGCCTGGCCGGCCTGTGTCCGTAAGCGTTTCGGAACTCAAGGTTCAGGCACCAGGCAGTGACTCCAGTCTTGCGCCACTGTCTTTGCACATACAGGCCGGCGAACATGTGGCGCTGTGGAGTCCCAGTGGCAGCGGAAAATCCGTACTGCTGGCTCAGATTGCGGGCCTTTTGCCGGTTCAGCAAGGTCGTATCGAAGTCGATCGGCGAGCGCTTGATGCCCGCAGCGCAATACAGCTGCGCCAGCGCATGGCCTGGCTGGGTCAGTTGCCCCATGTCTTTGCCGGCTCGGCCGCGCGCAACATCGCGCTGGGGCGCTGCGCTGTAGGACCCGAACAGATTGCCGAAGCCACGCAGCAGGCGGCACTCGACGAGACCTTGGCGCATCGTCCCGGTGCAAGTCTTGGTGAGGGCGGCGCAGGCCTCTCCGGTGGCGAGGTGGTACGTTTGGCCCTGGCGCGCATGGCCGCGCAGACACAGGCCGGACTGCTGCTGGTCGATGAACCTACCGCTCATCTGGATCCCGAGACAGCGGCCCAGATCACGCAGTCCTTGCGCCATCTGGCCAGGGGCCGCACCATGCTGGTCGCGACCCACGATGCACAGCTGGCCGCTGCCATGGATCGCGTGATCGAGCTGCCACTGCTGCTACGGCAAGAGGAGCAGCAGGTATGA
- a CDS encoding NAD(P)H-dependent flavin oxidoreductase: MSKLPPALKKLALPVIGSPLFIISNPKLVIEQCKAGIVGSMPSLNARPAEQLEDWLAEITETLAAWDKAHPDRPSAPFAINQIVHKSNDRLEHDMQVCAKYKVPIIITSLGAREDVNQAVHSWGGVVLHDIINNKFARKAIEKGADGLIAVAAGAGGHAGVKSPFALVQEIRQWFDGPLALSGSIATGGAVLAAQAMGADFAYIGSAFIATDEARAVEAYKQAIVEGNSDDVVYSNLFTGVHGNYLAPSIRAAGLDPENLPESDPSKMNFGGGAQKAWKDIWGCGQGIGAVDKVQPTAELVARLKREYAEAKASLLVA; encoded by the coding sequence ATGTCCAAGCTGCCACCAGCCCTCAAAAAGCTGGCTTTGCCTGTCATCGGCTCGCCGCTTTTCATCATCAGCAATCCCAAGCTTGTCATCGAGCAGTGCAAGGCCGGTATCGTCGGCTCCATGCCTTCGCTCAATGCCCGTCCGGCCGAGCAGCTGGAAGACTGGCTGGCAGAGATCACCGAGACTCTGGCTGCCTGGGACAAGGCCCATCCCGATCGCCCTTCGGCTCCATTCGCCATCAACCAGATCGTGCACAAGAGCAATGACCGTCTCGAGCACGACATGCAGGTCTGCGCCAAGTACAAGGTGCCCATCATCATCACCAGCCTGGGCGCGCGTGAAGATGTGAACCAGGCCGTGCATAGCTGGGGTGGTGTGGTGCTGCACGACATCATCAACAACAAGTTTGCGCGCAAGGCCATTGAAAAAGGTGCCGACGGCCTGATCGCCGTGGCAGCCGGTGCTGGCGGCCATGCGGGTGTGAAGAGCCCGTTTGCCCTGGTGCAGGAAATTCGCCAATGGTTTGACGGCCCGCTGGCGCTGTCCGGATCGATTGCCACGGGGGGAGCGGTTCTCGCGGCCCAGGCGATGGGTGCGGACTTTGCCTATATCGGCTCGGCCTTCATCGCCACCGACGAGGCGCGTGCCGTGGAAGCCTACAAGCAGGCGATTGTCGAGGGCAACTCCGACGACGTGGTCTACAGCAATCTGTTCACAGGCGTGCATGGCAACTATCTGGCACCGTCGATTCGTGCGGCAGGTCTGGATCCGGAGAACCTGCCCGAGTCCGACCCCAGCAAGATGAATTTTGGCGGCGGCGCGCAAAAGGCCTGGAAGGACATCTGGGGCTGCGGCCAGGGCATCGGTGCCGTCGACAAGGTGCAGCCCACGGCCGAGCTGGTGGCTCGCCTCAAGCGTGAATATGCCGAAGCCAAGGCCAGCCTGCTGGTTGCCTGA
- a CDS encoding ABC transporter substrate-binding protein: protein MNRKHWVLARVGLVAMCAGAALVAQAWTVGQVAPMSGAEASQGRAYAQGMRLYFDQVNKAGGVQGQPVELAVLDDVGHPEETVTKTRKLLSESKPVVLAGYFGNRNLSALLESKALDGSQIPLVGYQSTDTRVLASPQMFSTRAGLAEQVAKISTHLATVGITRLALVFEERPDAQELTALVTKAVNPSGAKLVASAMLKSRGGSGKAVQELRAAKTSPQAILLVASSPATAAFVEAYRMEGGTAQVYATAEADIEQLAKRLPVEYMSGLSIAQVVPSPYKVSGKLNKEFRDATIAAGKSLDVPVSFAMMEGFVNAKVIVEAMRRSQPLTPEKMSAALRGLESYDLGGYWVNFKPGQVGSKYVDLSIVNAAGRVTQ from the coding sequence ATGAATCGCAAGCATTGGGTGTTGGCGCGAGTCGGTTTGGTCGCGATGTGTGCAGGTGCTGCTTTGGTGGCGCAGGCCTGGACGGTTGGGCAGGTGGCCCCGATGTCGGGGGCTGAAGCCAGTCAGGGACGGGCCTATGCGCAGGGCATGCGTCTGTACTTTGACCAGGTCAACAAGGCCGGTGGCGTGCAGGGCCAACCTGTGGAGTTGGCTGTGCTCGATGATGTGGGCCACCCTGAAGAGACCGTGACCAAGACGCGCAAGCTGCTGAGCGAATCCAAGCCCGTGGTGCTGGCAGGCTATTTCGGCAATCGCAATCTCTCGGCCTTGCTGGAGAGCAAGGCTCTGGATGGTTCGCAGATTCCGCTGGTGGGCTATCAGAGCACGGACACCCGAGTGCTGGCATCGCCGCAGATGTTCTCCACGCGTGCAGGGCTTGCCGAGCAGGTTGCAAAGATTTCCACCCACCTGGCCACCGTCGGCATCACGCGGCTGGCGTTGGTGTTCGAGGAGCGTCCCGATGCACAGGAGCTGACGGCCTTGGTGACCAAGGCCGTGAACCCCAGCGGGGCCAAGCTGGTGGCTTCGGCCATGCTCAAGAGCCGAGGTGGCTCGGGCAAGGCTGTGCAGGAGCTGCGGGCCGCCAAGACTTCGCCTCAAGCCATTCTCCTGGTGGCTTCCAGCCCTGCCACAGCGGCATTTGTCGAGGCGTATCGCATGGAGGGCGGTACCGCCCAGGTCTATGCCACGGCCGAGGCCGATATCGAGCAGTTGGCCAAGCGTCTTCCTGTGGAGTACATGAGCGGTCTGTCGATTGCCCAGGTGGTGCCCAGTCCCTACAAGGTCTCGGGCAAGCTCAACAAGGAGTTTCGCGACGCGACGATTGCTGCAGGCAAGTCCCTGGACGTTCCGGTGAGCTTTGCCATGATGGAAGGCTTTGTGAATGCCAAAGTCATCGTGGAGGCCATGCGTCGCAGCCAGCCGCTGACGCCGGAAAAAATGAGTGCTGCCTTGCGCGGACTGGAGTCTTATGACCTGGGCGGCTACTGGGTGAACTTCAAGCCCGGGCAAGTGGGATCCAAATATGTGGACCTGTCCATCGTCAATGCCGCCGGGCGTGTGACGCAGTAA
- a CDS encoding electron transfer flavoprotein subunit alpha/FixB family protein has product MTSLVIAEHDNASIKTATLNTVTAAKACGGDVHVLVVGEGAAAAAAAAAQIAGVSKVIHADGASLKDGLAENVAAQVLALAGNGAGNYSHILFPSTASGKNVAPRVAAKLDVAQISDITKVDSADTFERPIYAGNAIATVQSADAVKVITVRTTGFDAAAATGGSAAVETAAAVADSGKSAFVGSEVTKSDRPELTAAKIIVSGGRALGSAEKFTEVITPLADKLGAAIGASRAAVDAGYAPNDLQVGQTGKIVAPQLYIACGISGAIQHLAGMKDSKVIVAINKDPEAPIFSVADYGLEADLFTAVPELVNAL; this is encoded by the coding sequence ATGACTTCTCTCGTTATTGCAGAACACGACAACGCTTCGATCAAGACCGCGACCCTGAACACCGTGACGGCCGCCAAGGCCTGCGGCGGTGATGTGCATGTGCTGGTCGTTGGCGAAGGTGCAGCCGCTGCCGCCGCTGCAGCCGCCCAGATCGCCGGAGTCTCCAAGGTCATCCATGCCGACGGCGCCAGCCTCAAGGACGGCCTGGCCGAGAACGTGGCGGCCCAGGTGCTGGCACTTGCTGGAAATGGTGCCGGCAACTACAGCCACATCCTGTTCCCCTCGACCGCCTCGGGCAAGAACGTAGCCCCTCGCGTGGCCGCCAAGCTGGACGTGGCCCAGATCAGCGACATCACCAAGGTCGACTCCGCCGACACCTTCGAGCGCCCCATCTACGCGGGCAACGCCATTGCCACCGTGCAGTCCGCCGATGCCGTCAAGGTCATCACCGTGCGTACCACGGGCTTTGACGCAGCGGCTGCCACTGGCGGCTCGGCGGCGGTGGAAACGGCGGCTGCCGTGGCCGACAGCGGCAAGAGCGCCTTTGTGGGCAGCGAAGTGACCAAGAGCGACCGTCCCGAACTGACGGCAGCGAAGATCATCGTCTCCGGCGGCCGTGCTCTGGGCTCGGCCGAGAAGTTCACCGAAGTGATCACCCCCCTGGCCGACAAGCTGGGAGCGGCCATCGGTGCCAGCCGTGCGGCTGTCGATGCGGGCTACGCGCCCAACGACCTGCAGGTGGGCCAGACGGGCAAGATCGTGGCGCCGCAGCTGTACATTGCCTGCGGCATCTCGGGAGCGATCCAGCATCTGGCGGGCATGAAGGACTCCAAGGTGATCGTGGCGATCAACAAGGACCCGGAGGCACCGATCTTCTCGGTGGCCGATTACGGTCTGGAAGCCGATCTGTTCACGGCAGTGCCCGAACTGGTCAACGCGCTGTAA
- a CDS encoding electron transfer flavoprotein subunit beta/FixA family protein codes for MKVLVPVKRVVDYNVKVRVKSDGTGVDIANVKMSMNPFDEIAVEEAVRLKEKGVVTEVIAVSCGVAQCQETLRTAMAIGADRGILVETDVELQPLAVAKLLKALVDKEQPGLVICGKQAIDDDANQTGQMLAALADLPQATFASKVEVAGDKADAPRVNVTREVDGGLETVALSTPAVITTDLRLNEPRYVTLPNIMKAKKKQLDTFKPEDLGVDVTPRLKTVKVSEPAKRGAGVKVADVAALVDKLKNEAKVI; via the coding sequence ATGAAGGTATTGGTCCCTGTCAAGCGCGTGGTGGACTACAACGTCAAGGTCCGCGTGAAGTCGGACGGCACGGGTGTGGACATCGCCAACGTCAAGATGAGCATGAACCCCTTTGACGAAATCGCCGTCGAAGAAGCCGTGCGCCTGAAGGAAAAAGGCGTGGTGACCGAAGTCATCGCCGTCTCCTGCGGCGTGGCCCAGTGCCAGGAAACCCTGCGCACGGCCATGGCCATCGGTGCCGATCGCGGCATCCTGGTCGAGACCGATGTCGAGCTGCAGCCTCTGGCCGTGGCCAAGCTGCTCAAGGCCCTGGTGGACAAGGAGCAACCCGGTCTGGTCATCTGCGGCAAGCAGGCCATCGACGACGATGCCAACCAGACCGGCCAGATGCTGGCGGCCCTGGCCGACCTGCCCCAGGCCACCTTCGCCTCCAAGGTCGAAGTCGCCGGCGACAAGGCTGACGCGCCCCGGGTCAACGTCACCCGCGAAGTGGACGGCGGCCTGGAAACCGTGGCCCTGTCCACGCCCGCCGTCATCACCACCGACCTGCGCCTGAACGAGCCCCGCTACGTCACCTTGCCCAACATCATGAAGGCCAAGAAAAAGCAGCTGGACACCTTCAAGCCCGAAGACCTGGGTGTGGACGTGACGCCCCGCCTCAAGACCGTGAAGGTCTCCGAGCCTGCCAAGCGTGGCGCTGGCGTCAAGGTGGCCGATGTGGCCGCCCTGGTCGACAAGCTGAAAAACGAAGCGAAGGTCATCTAA
- a CDS encoding enoyl-CoA hydratase: MSDSLVQLSQDERGVARITLSDAQRFNALSSEMLVALQSALDAVAKSEQARVVVLAAQGKAFCAGHNLKDMAAHTELAYYQQLFAQCSRMMLSIQKLPVPVIARVQGIATAAGCQLVAQCDLAVASNEARFATSGIQYGLFCSTPSVPLVRNMPIKQSMEMLLTGEFIDAQTALHYGLLNRVVEPERLDAAVEELVSAIVSKPPVAVRMGKELVYRQREMGLESAYQLAGQTMAANMLDTDAQEGAQAFAQKRRPRWR; the protein is encoded by the coding sequence ATGAGCGATTCCTTGGTGCAACTGAGTCAGGACGAGCGCGGCGTGGCTCGCATCACGCTGAGCGACGCGCAGCGTTTCAATGCCTTGAGCAGTGAAATGCTCGTGGCCCTGCAGTCGGCGCTGGATGCCGTGGCCAAAAGCGAGCAGGCGCGTGTAGTGGTGCTTGCCGCCCAGGGCAAGGCCTTTTGCGCCGGGCATAACCTCAAGGACATGGCGGCCCATACTGAGCTGGCTTACTACCAGCAGCTGTTTGCCCAGTGCAGCCGCATGATGCTCTCGATTCAGAAGCTGCCTGTTCCCGTCATTGCAAGAGTACAGGGCATTGCAACGGCTGCAGGTTGCCAACTGGTGGCGCAGTGTGATCTGGCCGTGGCCAGCAACGAGGCTCGCTTTGCCACCAGCGGCATTCAATACGGCTTGTTCTGCTCCACGCCCAGCGTGCCCCTGGTGCGCAACATGCCCATCAAACAGTCCATGGAAATGCTGCTGACGGGTGAGTTCATCGATGCGCAGACGGCTCTGCACTACGGTCTGCTCAATCGCGTGGTCGAGCCGGAGCGGCTCGATGCTGCCGTGGAAGAGCTTGTGTCTGCCATTGTGAGCAAGCCCCCGGTGGCCGTCAGGATGGGCAAGGAACTGGTCTATCGCCAGCGTGAAATGGGCCTGGAGTCAGCCTATCAGCTGGCGGGTCAGACCATGGCCGCCAATATGCTGGATACCGACGCGCAGGAAGGCGCTCAGGCTTTTGCACAAAAGCGCAGGCCTCGCTGGCGCTAA